TAAATAATTCGCCTGATGAACGGGCGATGAAAAATCGTTTTGCTGTCAACTGCAATGGAAATGCTGCGACCGAAGTTCACCGAAATTTTATGACCGCGATAGCGCACATCTTTAATCGAAAACCGTAGCGGCGCACGCGCAAGCGGCGCGATTTCAATCAACCCATCTTCACGCGGAGTGATGCCGATTAGAAAACGCATGAGCAAATCGTTATAGGAGGAATGAAAATAATCCGCAAGCCAGCGAATCGGTTCGCCGGTGTGCGAATTGTAATGTTCGACGACACAAGGGACAGACAAATCATTATTGCGAAATTGCATCTTCGTATGACGGTTTAATAATTCCAGCCAGGCTGTACGCAAACGCTCATCATTGGTCATTCGCGCGCCGTTGGCGAGCGCGTCCAAGACCAGCGCGTTACTGAAAACCCAGGTCGGCCCGTTCCAACTGTCAACGTAGCTGTAAGGTTTGTCAGGCGAAGCGTGCGGTCCCACTTTCCACCGTCCCGCGGCATCGAATGCCGGTGAATCCTGCGAAGCCGATGGCACAGGAAAAGCCGTCCAGAATGCTTTCGGGTCTAGCAAGTGATTGAAAACCGCTGCTTCATCTTTGGTTGCGAGCAGACCGAATAGAAAAGGGAAGAAACCATCAGCCTGTTTGGCTTCCAGGGCTTTTTCATCGGTGGTCGGATGAATATCGTAAAAGAATTGGGTGCGCTCGTCCCAGAGTTTGTCTTTGACGGCACGGCGAATATTTTCCGCGCGCTTCAGGTAGTCGGTTGCGGTTGGCGAATCGCCAGATATTGCCGAGGCTTTGGCAATTGCCAGGTTATTTAAAAAGTAATAGGTCGCTTCATCAACGCGCTCTACGGACAGGTATTTTTTGTAAATCGTCGGGTCTTTGGTGAGGTGATTATCGGTTACGAATTCATCGCCTTTCGTATGATCCCAGCGCGGCACGGTGAAATAATGAAAACTCGGTTGATATTCCATTCCGGTAATCCAGGTGCCCCAGGTAGTCGGTAAAAAATCCTGGTCTTCATCTTTGGCTTCTTCCGAAGCGACAAACCTTTTCATCACCGGCAAAGCTTCTTTGATTAACTCCGGGTTCGGCGCGACCAGATGCAGTTGCCAGATGGCAAACGGCGTCCAGTTGAGGTAATCAAAAAAATCGTCTTTGGTAATGGCGACGCGAGCCTGTCCGTTTGCAAGCGATTTGTCATTGAGCCAACGCGCTTCCATGATTTGCAAAGGCAGGGGCAAGCCGATGACTTTGGTAAACCACCGACCGGCGACGCCTTCGTAGATGACGCGGTCGCGATACGGATGATTGGAGACGAATTTGCGCGTGTTGATTGAACATTTTTTTACCAGATACCAGCGATAGTAATACATCTTCTTTATCGCTTCATCGGAACAATTAAACTCCGGCACGCTATCAGCGAACCATTGATTGAATTCTGCGATTCGTGCATCAAACGCATTCCGCTTAATCGCTGATGCAAGTTTATCGGCGCATTCTTTCTGAGAGTTTCCGAAGATCATTCGCACGGAAAATTGTTTGGTTGATTTAGGGTTAATCGTTATTGGCTGCGTCAAGTCAGCATTCAAGGTGCTGCCAAAGCCGCTGCCGTTCATTAAGTAAAATTTTTCGATTTGCAAATCTGTAAAGTAATAGGTGGTCGGTTTGAATCGGATATGCCCTTGAACTGTGTTCGATGCCCGCGAAACATCAGGTTTGGGTTGGTCGGATGTTCCCGCCCTGAGCAAATCTATCACCCGAATGCTGAGCGTGTGACTGAGTGAAGGGGATGAATTAAAAACCATTAAATTACTGAAAACCTCTTCGTTATCGTTGATAAATTTGGTCTCTTCGATTTCAAATGTGATTGCGCCGCTCGCATCGTTCAATTGATAACGAGTTTTTACGTAAGCCGGTGTCCAGGTGTTCTTGATGGGTTTTGCCGTGAGCGGTTTGCCGTTACTGGTGAATTCATATTTGAACAAGCCTTTGAAATCGGTGGCGTGAACGTAGTAGACCTGTCCGACGAATCCGGGTTCAGCGTCGAGCCAGCGCGTCAGTTTGCTGTCGAGTTGCGGCAACCATAACCCTTCGCCGCCAACATCCGCGCGTACACTGTTTTTCAAATAGTTATTGATATCCGGCGGATTTTTAATCGCCGGTCGTTTGGTCTGCGCTTGCTGAGAATCGATTAAAGAAATAATGACGGCAAAAGCCAGGAGCAAAGTTCGCGCAAGATGAATGCCGTTTAATTTCATACTTACCACCTGAAAATGTTCGTGTGGTTTATATCAAAATGGCGTACACAACACAAAATTGTAAGAGATGGATGAGATTTCTGTGAGCCTGCGATAAGAAAAATAACTTGAGCATCCTTTCCGAAAAATTGCTCATCCATAGCCGCCGACAAACAAGGGAGAAATAAACGTGACACCAGTAAAAAGCGTTGGATATTATCTTGCCATTGTCTTGGTAACGGCATTCTCAATTCTGATTATAAATTGTTCAAAAGCGGTGCCGTCACGAAACAGCCGGAAAGGGAATTTGAATAACGGCGCCGAAACGACTCAGATAACTAGGCAAGAAGCCAGCAATCATGAAACTTCTGAAATCATTCAGACTTTAATTCCAGATGATTTTGCGATAGACGAAGAGATAGACCGGTTTAACCGCGATGAAATAATAATTGAACTGACAAAATTAGAACCACAGACGCAAGGTGTGCGAGCGCTCAGTGTGGCGTATCTGCTTGCAAGTTTAAAACACGATTATTTAACCAACCAGAAAAAGATAGTAAGTTTATTACAATCCTGTAGCCGTGAAGGAATCAATCGAATAGGTTCAATCCAATGTGAAATGGCGACAGATTATGGAATCCGATTATTTGAAAAAGGCGATGACTCGTTGCTTAATCCTTTGCTTGATATGGGGTTGGTCAGTGATGGCGACCTGGCGGAAATGTTAGGCAGTTTTTATGCAGACATTCTCCAACATCAACCTGAAAAGTTTCTCCTTGCATTGCAGACACGAAAGCCAAAAGAACAACGCGAACTTGCCTGGTTGGCAGGCGCAGAAGATGGGAGCGGTATGCCTCCTGAAACCTTATCTGAAGTGATGATTTCGCTTGAACGAATATCCGAGCAGAAGAGCAATCGTCTGGCAGACACCGCAAGACGATGTTTAAAGGAAATTGAAAAAGTAAATCACAGGATTAACCGATTAACCAATGAGTGATGGGACACCGTTAATCAATACAGCGAATTCTCGATAGGCTGGACATCCACAACCTTCTTCAAACTCAGGGGGCAGTTTTAAACTGACGCTCAATGGTTTCTTTGAGCTTTAGGTTTTTAATAAAAGATTGAAACTGTTTTGGAATCTGTACGTTCAAAACCAAACATCAGGCGCGGTTAAACCAAAATGCAAAGCGCATTCATTGTTTTTCGACTAGCTCGACATCTGTCCGTTCACGTCGCTCACACGATTGAATCGCAGGTCGAAACTTACCCGGACGATTGGCGACTCGACCTCGCATCAATCATTCTATTCGGCGCTTTCGCCGGTGTTTCCGTGGGCGCGTGGACGGGCGGTATTCACACCGTTTATGTCGCAAGCAAAGTGCCGTTGTTGCTGATTGGCACTTTGCTCATCGGTTTGCCGTCGATGGCGCTACTCGGGCGATTGCTCGGTTGTTCGCTAAGTTTAACCGAGACTGCCAGTCTTACGCTTTCATCCATCGCCCGCACAGCGGTGGTGCTTGGCGCGCTGTCACCGGTGACTACCTACTTTGCGCTGACGCTCCCGTCGCGTGGCGTGAGTGTTTATCGCGCGGTGGTGCTCTTGCAGGTTTTTAGTTTTGCTATTGCAGGGTTCGTCGGCGTGGCGGCTTTGCGTAAACGATTAGCGAGAGTTGTCCTAAGTCGCAGCCACCAACTGCGTATCATTTGTCTGTGGTTATTTATTTATTCATTCGTCGGCGCGCAACTGACCTGGTTATTGCGCCCGTTTTTAGGCAACCCCGGCGCGACCGTTGAATACTTGCGCCCATACGGCGAACGCATCGGCGTTGATAGCAATTTTTATGTTTCGGTTTATCTGCTCA
This genomic window from Acidobacteriota bacterium contains:
- a CDS encoding trehalase family glycosidase; this encodes MKLNGIHLARTLLLAFAVIISLIDSQQAQTKRPAIKNPPDINNYLKNSVRADVGGEGLWLPQLDSKLTRWLDAEPGFVGQVYYVHATDFKGLFKYEFTSNGKPLTAKPIKNTWTPAYVKTRYQLNDASGAITFEIEETKFINDNEEVFSNLMVFNSSPSLSHTLSIRVIDLLRAGTSDQPKPDVSRASNTVQGHIRFKPTTYYFTDLQIEKFYLMNGSGFGSTLNADLTQPITINPKSTKQFSVRMIFGNSQKECADKLASAIKRNAFDARIAEFNQWFADSVPEFNCSDEAIKKMYYYRWYLVKKCSINTRKFVSNHPYRDRVIYEGVAGRWFTKVIGLPLPLQIMEARWLNDKSLANGQARVAITKDDFFDYLNWTPFAIWQLHLVAPNPELIKEALPVMKRFVASEEAKDEDQDFLPTTWGTWITGMEYQPSFHYFTVPRWDHTKGDEFVTDNHLTKDPTIYKKYLSVERVDEATYYFLNNLAIAKASAISGDSPTATDYLKRAENIRRAVKDKLWDERTQFFYDIHPTTDEKALEAKQADGFFPFLFGLLATKDEAAVFNHLLDPKAFWTAFPVPSASQDSPAFDAAGRWKVGPHASPDKPYSYVDSWNGPTWVFSNALVLDALANGARMTNDERLRTAWLELLNRHTKMQFRNNDLSVPCVVEHYNSHTGEPIRWLADYFHSSYNDLLMRFLIGITPREDGLIEIAPLARAPLRFSIKDVRYRGHKISVNFGRSISIAVDSKTIFHRPFIRRIIYNPKTGKFVS